In one window of Brachyhypopomus gauderio isolate BG-103 chromosome 16, BGAUD_0.2, whole genome shotgun sequence DNA:
- the dhx40 gene encoding putative ATP-dependent RNA helicase DHX40 isoform X1: MEASGAGEGGSTHLPIYLHTKTLVDAVKANQFLVVTGETGSGKTTQLPQYLCRAGLCSSGKIGVTQPRRVAAITVAQRVSQEMCVRLGQEVGYQVRFDDCTTKETLIKYMTDGCMLREILADPGLTPYSVVILDEVHERSLNTDILLGLLKKTPSRRSHGRSVPLKVVVMSATLETDKLSAFLGHCPVFTIPGRTFPVKELFCGLIGPKDKESSVYVKEVVRVALNVHTNEVSGDILVFLTGQAEIEKACDMLFEKAESIDYRYDLHDRSVEGLLILPLYGSMPTDQQRQIFLPPPAGIRKCVVATNIAATSLTISGVRYIVDSGFVKQLNHNSRVGLDILEVVPISKSEAQQRAGRAGRTSPGKCFRIYSKEFWESCMPEYTVPEIQRTSLTSVILTLKCLGVHDVIRFPYLDHPEERFILMALRQLYQYDAIDRKGDVTQLGRLMVELPLPPGLSRALLKSAALGCEELLLPVAAMLSVENIFIRPGRPEKQKQAETVHRELAACAGSSNDFLELSCIFEKCKASENPSIWCKSHWIHWRAVKSAFSVETQLRDILHRLKQQKDFPQETFQGKSSELLRQCLCLGYFTNVARRSIGKAFCTMDGHGSTVHIHPSSSLFGQELQLDWIIFHDIMVTGRVYVRTVCPIRYEWVKDLLPKLHEIDVYELSSVAREEVTDEELRVKMHQRSLRRETMKAQSQKRVPGIYRENRIGSNQKTPEILRSVLYCIRNHVLLKVLIFVVMFLNCDNF, translated from the exons AAGGCGAACCAGTTTCTGGTTGTTACTGGCGAAACTGGCAGTGGCAAAACCACTCAACTGCCACAGTACTTGTGTCGGGCTG GTTTATGCAGCAGTGGGAAGATAGGTGTGACCCAGCCCAGAAGAGTGGCAGCCATCACTGTAGCCCAGAGGGTGTCTCAGGAGATGTGTGTCAGGTTAGGGCAGGAGGTCGGATACCAAGTGCGCTTTGACGACTGCACTACGAAG GAAACGTTGATAAAGTACATGACAGATGGTTGCATGCTGAGGGAAATCCTGGCCGACCCCGGATTAACACCATACAGCGTTGTGATTCTCGATGAAGTCCACGAGAGGAGCCTTAACACT GACATCTTGCTCGGATTGCTGAAAAAGACACCGTCTCGAAGGTCCCATGGCCGCTCAGTTCCtctgaaggtggtggtgatgtcagCTACCCTGGAAACGGACAAGCTTAGTGCGTTTTTGGGCCACTGTCCTGTGTTCACCATTCCTGGCAGAACCTTCCCAGTAAAAGAGTTGTTCTGCGGTCTGATTGGGCCGAAGGACAAAGAGAGCTCTGTGTATGTGAAAGAG GTGGTGAGGGTGGCTCTAAATGTTCATACTAATGAGGTGTCGGGAGATATCCTTGTGTTTCTGACCG GCCAAGCAGAGATTGAGAAAGCATGTGATATGCTCTTTGAAAAGGCAGAGTCCATAGATTACCGCTATGATCTGCATGACCGGTCAGTGGAAGGCCTCCTAATTCTTCCTCTGTATGGATCAATGCCAACAG ATCAACAAAGGCAGATATTCCTGCCCCCCCCTGCAGGAATCAGGAAGTGTGTGGTGGCCACCAATATAGCAGCGACCTCCCTCACCATCAGTGGAGTCAG ATATATTGTTGATAGTGGATTTGTGAAACAGCTGAACCATAACTCAAGAGTTGGCTTGGACATCCTTGAAGTGGTACCCATATCAAA GAGCGAGGCCCAGCAAAGGGCGGGACGGGCGGGAAGAACCTCGCCAGGCAAGTGCTTCAGGATCTACAGCAAGGAGTTCTGGGAGAGCTGCATGCCTGAATACACCGTCCCGGAGATCCAGAGAACCAGTCTCACGTCAGTCATCCTCACTCTCAAATGCCTTGGAGTCCATGACGTGATCAG GTTTCCTTACCTGGATCACCCAGAGGAGAGGTTCATCCTGATGGCACTGAGGCAGCTCTACCAGTATGATGCAATTGACAG GAAGGGTGATGTGACCCAGCTGGGGAGGCTGATGGTGGAGCTGCCCCTCCCTCCTGGTCTCAGTCGTGCCCTGCTCAAGTCTGCAGCTCTGGGCTGTGAGGAGCTGCTGCTGCCGGTAGCAGCCATGCTGTCTGTGGAGAACATCTTCATCCGTCCAG GACGCCCGGAGAAACAGAAGCAGGCTGAGACGGTCCACAGAGAGCTGGCAGCGTGTGCAGGCAGCAGCAATGACTTCCTTGAGCTCAGCTGCATATTTGAAAAGTGCAAAGCAAG CGAAAATCCATCCATATGGTGTAAAAGCCACTGGATACACTGGCGGGCGGTGAAGTCGGCATTCAGCGTTGAGACTCAGCTCCGGGACATTCTCCACCGTCTCAAACAG CAAAAAGATTTTCCACAGGAGACATTTCAAGGCAAAAGCAGTGAACTCTTAAGGCAGTGCCTGTGTCTGGGTTATTTCACTAATGTGGCAAGGAGGTCTATTGGAAAGGCGTTTTGCACTATGGATGGACATGGCTCCACAGTTCACATTCATCCCTCCTCTTCA CTTTTTGGGCAAGAACTGCAGCTAGATTGGATAATTTTCCATGACATCATGGTAACAGGACGGGTTTATGTGAGAACTGTCTGCCCCATCCGATACGAGTGGGTGAAGGATCTACTCCCAAAGCTCCATGAGATCGACGTCTACGAGCTTAGCAGTGTTGCCCGAGAGGAAGTCACTGATGAGGAG TTAAGAGTGAAGATGCATCAAAGAAGCTtgagaagagaaacaatgaaaGCTCAATCACAGAAGCGCGTGCCCGGTATTTACAGAGAAAACAGAATCGGATCCAATCAAAAGACTCCTGAAATACTACGTAGTGTTTTATACTGTATTAGGAACCATGTCTTATTAAAGGTGTTAATATTTGTAGTAATGTTCTTAAACTGTGATAATTTCTGA
- the dhx40 gene encoding putative ATP-dependent RNA helicase DHX40 isoform X2 gives MEASGAGEGGSTHLPIYLHTKTLVDAVKANQFLVVTGETGSGKTTQLPQYLCRAGLCSSGKIGVTQPRRVAAITVAQRVSQEMCVRLGQEVGYQVRFDDCTTKETLIKYMTDGCMLREILADPGLTPYSVVILDEVHERSLNTDILLGLLKKTPSRRSHGRSVPLKVVVMSATLETDKLSAFLGHCPVFTIPGRTFPVKELFCGLIGPKDKESSVYVKEVVRVALNVHTNEVSGDILVFLTGQAEIEKACDMLFEKAESIDYRYDLHDRSVEGLLILPLYGSMPTDQQRQIFLPPPAGIRKCVVATNIAATSLTISGVRYIVDSGFVKQLNHNSRVGLDILEVVPISKSEAQQRAGRAGRTSPGKCFRIYSKEFWESCMPEYTVPEIQRTSLTSVILTLKCLGVHDVIRFPYLDHPEERFILMALRQLYQYDAIDRKGDVTQLGRLMVELPLPPGLSRALLKSAALGCEELLLPVAAMLSVENIFIRPGRPEKQKQAETVHRELAACAGSSNDFLELSCIFEKCKASENPSIWCKSHWIHWRAVKSAFSVETQLRDILHRLKQQKDFPQETFQGKSSELLRQCLCLGYFTNVARRSIGKAFCTMDGHGSTVHIHPSSSLFGQELQLDWIIFHDIMVTGRVYVRTVCPIRYEWVKDLLPKLHEIDVYELSSVAREEVTDEEVARWDKKIAAKRQTVKSEDASKKLEKRNNESSITEARARYLQRKQNRIQSKDS, from the exons AAGGCGAACCAGTTTCTGGTTGTTACTGGCGAAACTGGCAGTGGCAAAACCACTCAACTGCCACAGTACTTGTGTCGGGCTG GTTTATGCAGCAGTGGGAAGATAGGTGTGACCCAGCCCAGAAGAGTGGCAGCCATCACTGTAGCCCAGAGGGTGTCTCAGGAGATGTGTGTCAGGTTAGGGCAGGAGGTCGGATACCAAGTGCGCTTTGACGACTGCACTACGAAG GAAACGTTGATAAAGTACATGACAGATGGTTGCATGCTGAGGGAAATCCTGGCCGACCCCGGATTAACACCATACAGCGTTGTGATTCTCGATGAAGTCCACGAGAGGAGCCTTAACACT GACATCTTGCTCGGATTGCTGAAAAAGACACCGTCTCGAAGGTCCCATGGCCGCTCAGTTCCtctgaaggtggtggtgatgtcagCTACCCTGGAAACGGACAAGCTTAGTGCGTTTTTGGGCCACTGTCCTGTGTTCACCATTCCTGGCAGAACCTTCCCAGTAAAAGAGTTGTTCTGCGGTCTGATTGGGCCGAAGGACAAAGAGAGCTCTGTGTATGTGAAAGAG GTGGTGAGGGTGGCTCTAAATGTTCATACTAATGAGGTGTCGGGAGATATCCTTGTGTTTCTGACCG GCCAAGCAGAGATTGAGAAAGCATGTGATATGCTCTTTGAAAAGGCAGAGTCCATAGATTACCGCTATGATCTGCATGACCGGTCAGTGGAAGGCCTCCTAATTCTTCCTCTGTATGGATCAATGCCAACAG ATCAACAAAGGCAGATATTCCTGCCCCCCCCTGCAGGAATCAGGAAGTGTGTGGTGGCCACCAATATAGCAGCGACCTCCCTCACCATCAGTGGAGTCAG ATATATTGTTGATAGTGGATTTGTGAAACAGCTGAACCATAACTCAAGAGTTGGCTTGGACATCCTTGAAGTGGTACCCATATCAAA GAGCGAGGCCCAGCAAAGGGCGGGACGGGCGGGAAGAACCTCGCCAGGCAAGTGCTTCAGGATCTACAGCAAGGAGTTCTGGGAGAGCTGCATGCCTGAATACACCGTCCCGGAGATCCAGAGAACCAGTCTCACGTCAGTCATCCTCACTCTCAAATGCCTTGGAGTCCATGACGTGATCAG GTTTCCTTACCTGGATCACCCAGAGGAGAGGTTCATCCTGATGGCACTGAGGCAGCTCTACCAGTATGATGCAATTGACAG GAAGGGTGATGTGACCCAGCTGGGGAGGCTGATGGTGGAGCTGCCCCTCCCTCCTGGTCTCAGTCGTGCCCTGCTCAAGTCTGCAGCTCTGGGCTGTGAGGAGCTGCTGCTGCCGGTAGCAGCCATGCTGTCTGTGGAGAACATCTTCATCCGTCCAG GACGCCCGGAGAAACAGAAGCAGGCTGAGACGGTCCACAGAGAGCTGGCAGCGTGTGCAGGCAGCAGCAATGACTTCCTTGAGCTCAGCTGCATATTTGAAAAGTGCAAAGCAAG CGAAAATCCATCCATATGGTGTAAAAGCCACTGGATACACTGGCGGGCGGTGAAGTCGGCATTCAGCGTTGAGACTCAGCTCCGGGACATTCTCCACCGTCTCAAACAG CAAAAAGATTTTCCACAGGAGACATTTCAAGGCAAAAGCAGTGAACTCTTAAGGCAGTGCCTGTGTCTGGGTTATTTCACTAATGTGGCAAGGAGGTCTATTGGAAAGGCGTTTTGCACTATGGATGGACATGGCTCCACAGTTCACATTCATCCCTCCTCTTCA CTTTTTGGGCAAGAACTGCAGCTAGATTGGATAATTTTCCATGACATCATGGTAACAGGACGGGTTTATGTGAGAACTGTCTGCCCCATCCGATACGAGTGGGTGAAGGATCTACTCCCAAAGCTCCATGAGATCGACGTCTACGAGCTTAGCAGTGTTGCCCGAGAGGAAGTCACTGATGAGGAGGTAGCCCGCTGGGATAAGAAAATAGCCGCTAAAAGACAAACGG TTAAGAGTGAAGATGCATCAAAGAAGCTtgagaagagaaacaatgaaaGCTCAATCACAGAAGCGCGTGCCCGGTATTTACAGAGAAAACAGAATCGGATCCAATCAAAAGACTCCTGA